ctggccccttacttccacgagcatCCCATCAAGGTGGTCGCCTCAAtgccactcgccgacatcatccgcaaccgcgacgcaacCGGCCGGATagccaagtgggcagtcgaactcggcgtccacaacatcacgtACGAGTCGCGCCATGCTATCAAATCCCAAGCGCTtgccgacttcctcgccgattGGGAAGAAGCCCAGCAGCCGAGCTCCCCGGCGGACCTCAAACATTGGACACTACACTTCGACGGCTCCAAAAACCTCgaaggagcaggagcaggggTCATCCTCACTTCGCCTAAAGGCGACATCGTGAGATACGTCCTGCAGCTCCGattcgagccctgcaccaacaacatggccgagtacgaggcaCTCCTCCACGGCATGCGCATCGCAAAGGAGATGGGCGCAACACGACTGCGTTGCCTTGGCGACTCCGACCTCATCGCCAGCCAGACGTCCGGCACCTATGACGccaccgacgccaacatgatcgcctacAAGCGAGCGGTCGACTAGGCCGGCGCCAGCTTTGCCGGCCACGTCGTTGAGTGGGTCGACAGGTgcaagaacgaagaagcagacgcaCTAGCCAGGCTCAGATCCAAGCGACTCCCACCCCCTCCAGGCATCTTCCTCGACATCCTCAGTCACTCGTCGGTGCACGTGCCACGGGAGATCGACAttgccgaaccacccgcacccgactcCGCCCTAGTCGCACTCGCCTCCGATACTGGGGACTGGACGGAACCGTACTTAGGCTACCTCGAGCGCCAGGTACTGCCGATGGACGAAACGGAGGCACGCGCGCTCGTGCGCCGttgcaagtccttcaccatcatcaacaacgagctctacaagcgCAGCGTCTCCGGAGTATTCCAGCGGTGCGTCACCGCCGACGAAGGCCGCAAGATTCTGCGCGACATCCATGCAGgcgactgcggccaccacgcaggcgcgcgCTCGATCgtcgccaaagccttccggcacggattttattggccaacagcccacgaagatgCAGTCGACCTCGTCCGCGCGTGCGCCGGATGCCAGAAGTACGCGAGTCAATCGCACATGCCAGGCTCGGCGCTAAAAACCATACCCCTCACCTGGCCGTTCGCCgtctggggcatggacatggtgggaaaattcaagACAGCCCCCGGCGGGTACActcacctcctggtcgctgtggacaaattcaccaaatgggtggaggaaaAACCCATCAAGAAGTGCGACGGCAAAACAGCCACCAAGTTCCTACGGGAGTTGATCTACCGCTACGGCTACCCTCATAGCATCATCATGAACAACGGCACTAACTTCGCCAAAGGGGAATGGCCGACTTCTGCGAAGACAAAggcatccgactcgacctcgcgTCAGTCGCACACCCTGAGTCGAACGGGCAAGCAGAAAGGGCGAACCAGAGCATCCTCCATGGAATCAAACCACGACTGGTGGTACCCCTGGAGCGCGTGGCCGGATGCTGGGCAGAAGAACTCCCCTCCGTCCTCTGGGGCATTCGCACAACACCAAATAGGTCGACTGGCTTCACGCCCTTCTTCCTGCTGTACGGTGCCGAAGCTGTCATGCCCACCgacatcgcctacgactcgccacGAGTCGCCAACTACGCCGAAGAAGAGAACGAGCGCGCTCGGCAAGACGATGTCGACCTCTTCGATGAGGCAcgagacctcgcactctccaggaCGGCCATTTACTAGCAAGGCCTTCGCCGATACCACAGTCGCCGCGTCCGCGGTCGCTCCTtccaagaaggcgacctcgtccTTCGGTtaatccaggacaagaaaggcatgcacaaacttcccccccttgggaaggaccattcgccgtcagccgcgCGCTCAGCAATAACGCCTACTACCTCACCGACGTTCGCAAAGATGACAAAGGCGAGCCACTCACCAGGGAGGTCgagcgcccctggaacatcaACCTCCTCCGTTGGTTCTACACCTAGGAAGAGCATGTAAGCAACACACGAATATCAATAAAGTCGCATGTTGCCTCGATCGCATTCGCCGACCATCTCGCCATCCCTCGCCCCACGAACATATCTCCCATCTCACCACCATGAGCCCAGTCGCCAATCCGCacgactcggggactgggagactTTCGGTTGCTGCTGCTGGCAGAGCA
This Lolium perenne isolate Kyuss_39 chromosome 1, Kyuss_2.0, whole genome shotgun sequence DNA region includes the following protein-coding sequences:
- the LOC127331605 gene encoding uncharacterized protein is translated as MDETEARALVRRCKSFTIINNELYKRSVSGVFQRCVTADEGRKILRDIHAGDCGHHAAHEDAVDLVRACAGCQKYASQSHMPGSALKTIPLTWPFAVWGMDMVGKFKTAPGGYTHLLVAVDKFTKWVEEKPIKKGMADFCEDKGIRLDLASVAHPESNGQAERANQSILHGIKPRLVVPLERVAGCWAEELPSVLWGIRTTPNRSTGFTPFFLLYGAEAVMPTDIAYDSPRVANYAEEENERARQDDVDLFDEARDLALSRTAIY